The Verrucomicrobiales bacterium genome segment GGCAGCGTTCGCCCTGATGCGCGCACGCCAGCCTGCTTTGCGGTTCATTTTTCTGACGCTGTTCCTGGATATTCTCGGGATCGGATTGATCATTCCCATCCTACCCAAGCTGGTGGAGAGCTTCTTCTCGAACAATGTTCCGGCCGCCGCCAGCCTGTTCGGCTTGTTGGCCGCGATCTACTCCTTGATGCAGTTCATCTGCGCTCCCATTCTGGGAAGCCTGTCGGATCAGGTGGGGCGGCGCCCGGTGATCCTGATTTCCCTGCTGGGCTCCGGATTGGATTATCTGCTGCTGGCCTTGGCTCCGAGTCTGGCGTGGTTCTTCGTAGGACGTGTGATCGCGGGAATTACCAGCGCCAATATCAGCGCAGCCACCGCCTATATTGCCGATATCAGCCCGCCGGAGAAGCGCGCCGCCAATTTCGGGATTGTGGGAGCGGCGTTTGGCTTGGGGTTTATAGCCGGCCCTGCGTTGGGGGGGATGTTGGGTGACCATGACCTAAGGTTGCCATTCTTTGTGGCTTCGGCCCTCAGTTTGGCCAACTGGCTTTATGGATTCTTTGTCTTGCCGGAGTCCTTGGCTCCGGAGAATCGCCGGCGCTTCACCTGGGGACGGTCGAATCCGATAGGTTCATTGAGGGCTCTGGGGCGCTTTCCGATCGTTCAAGGTATGTCGATGTGCGCCTTTCTGTTGAACCTTTCCCAATATTCGCTGCATGCGACCTGGGTTCTGTACACCAGTCATCGCTATCACTGGACGACCGCACAAGTGGGAGCCTCTCTGGCAGTGGTGGGTCTGATGGCAGCGATTGTCCAGGGAGGACTGGCCCGTCGTTTGATACCATTGCTCGGCGAGGTGCGTTCCCTGACCATCGGCCTGATGCTCGGAGCACTGTCGATGTTCGGCTACTGTTTCGCCACCCAAGGCTGGATGATCTATGTCATCCTGGTGATAGGCTCCTTGGGTGGGATTGCCGGCCCTGCGTCGCAGGGAATTATTTCACGCAATGTTCCGTCGAATGAGCAGGGAGCGGTGCAAGGCGCCTTGGCGGCCTTGGGGAGCGTGGCTGGGTTCATCGCACCGATCATGGCTACCAGTCTGTTCGGCTTCTTTATTGGAGATCGGGCGCCGGTCTATCTTCCGGGGGCTTCCTTTTGTGTCGGGGGCATGTTGATCTTAGTCGCCTTGGCGACCGCCTTGCGCACCCTGGCCAAACATCCCCAGCGGGCGAGCTCCGCAGTGTGAATCCGAACTCCTCAGGGTCGGTCCGGGTTACAGCCCCAAACGTTTGGCGAACTCGGGGGCGAGTTCGGGATGAGCACCCAGGGCGGTTCGAATCCCGTCATTGACCCGGGCATCACCCAGGCGGCCAAAGTCGGACTTTTGAAGTATTCGATCCAGGTAGAGCTGACGGAGCGCTGGATGTTCCCAGAACGGATCCAGATCCAGATCGGTGCCGGACACTTCCGGAGTGCCTACGGAAGACAGCGGCCAGCTCACCGCGAGGAAACGGATTTCACGCACCAGGGGATCGTTGCGGCTGAGATGCTGCGCGAGCTTATGGACGTCGGGGAGATAGCGGAAAACAATGTCTGCTGACCAATCGGCTGAAGCCGTCCGTGCCTCGGGACAGGGCGACTTCAGGGCTGCCACGATCGCAGGTTCCCCGATGTCGCGGCAGACGACGAATTGGCAGGCGTGGTAAATCACTGAGCTAGCCCAGGCTGCCACCTCCAGCGAGAGGGGGGGAGCTTCTCCAATCAGGTCGGCACGGGCGATTTCCTCGCAGTGACACAAGAACTCGAGCGCGGCCTCATCGAGAGGAGGCGGGGATCCGGAACCGACCGCCACTTTTCCCTCGCTGGTGAGCGACTGCAGGAAGTCTACCAGGCGGTTCGGGACCTTCGAGCTGTGAGTCGAGTCGGGCACGTGGGAACGATTCTCTCAGGAAGCGGCCTTGAGCTTCTTCTCGAGGATCTCTCCGGCGAGCGCGGGGTTGGCCTTGCCCTTGCTAATTTTCATGACCTGACCTTTCAGGAAGTTGAGCGCGGCACCCTTTCCGGCCTTGAAATCTTCCACACTCTTGGGGTTGGCTCCGATGACTTCATCGCAGATTTTTTCGATGGCTCCGGAATCGCTGACCTGGGCGAGTCCTTTCTGGTCCACGATGGCGGCGGGAGCGGTGCCGGTGGCATGCATGTCGGCAAACACATCCTGGGCGATTTTGCTGCTAATCTTTCCGGAATCGACCAGTTCCACCAGTTCCACGAGATGCTCCGGCTTGAAGCGCAGGTCGCCGAGGGTCTGTTGATGCTCGGCGAGTTTGGCCCGCAGATTATTGATTACCCAGTTGGCAACCCCTTTCGGATTTTTCGCTCCCGTGGCGGCTCGGGCGAAGTAGTCGCCCAGCGGGACGTCGTTCTTAAAGACCTCAGCGTCGGAGGGCGGCAGTTGGAATTGGGAAATGAAGCGTAGTTTTCGGCTCAGAGGGAGTTCCACGGCTCGGGCTTTGACCTTCTGGATCCAGGCTTCATCGGGAGTGAACGGCATTAGGTCGGGCTCGGGAAAGTAGCGATAGTCGTGAGCATCCTCCTTGCTCCGCATGGGTTCGGTGATTCCCGCCACGTCATCCCAGCGGCGCGTTTCCTGACGAAGCCTGCCGCCCTGGCTGACCACCTCGATTTGACGTGGGATCTCATACTCCAGGGCGCGACGGACGCCCGAGAAGCTGTTCATGTTCTTGATCTCGATTTTGGCTCCCAGCTTCGTTTCGCCCTTGGGACGGACGCTGATATTGACATCGCATCGGACCATGCCCTTTTCCATGTCGCAGTCGGAGATCTGGCCATAGGTGAGAATGTCCTTGAGCGCGTTCAGGTACTCGTAGGCCATATCCGCGCTGGTGATATCCGGTTCGGAGACGATCTCTAGCAGGGGCACTCCCCCGCGGTTGAAGTCGACGCCGCTGTGGCGGTCGAAGTGGGTGCTCTTGCCGACATCCTCCTCCAGGTGAGCGCGCGTGATGCGCACACGGGCGACCTTTCCCTGGAACTCGAAGTCGACGTGACCGTTCTGGGTGGACGGTTTGTCGTATTGAGTCACCTGGTAGTTCTTGGCCGAATCCGGGTAAAAATAGTTCTTCCGATCGAACTTGGCGAAGCGGGGGATCTCGCAGTTCAAAAGGAAGCCGGTGAGCACGGTCAGTTCGAGCGCTTCCTCATTGGCGACGGGGAGGACCCCCGGCAGACCGAGGCACACTGGGCACACCTGGGTGTTCGGATCGGCTCCGTAAGCATTGGCGCAGCCACACCACATCTTGGAGCGCGTGCGCAGTTGCACATGAGTTTCGAGCCCGATGACTGCTTCGTATTCCATAAGTCCCTGCCTATTTGCCACAGGGTAGGGGAGATATAAATCGAAAAGAGAGGAATAATCCGCTGGATCCCGGCCTTGGCCGTGACGGGGGCGGAGCCGGCCGGCAACCGAGACCGAGCGACGTGTCCGGCTCTGGTGCGAGGCTGTCTCGTTTCGTGCAACGAGTAGCGCCGGTCTGCTGGCCTTTTGCCCGAGCTCCGAGAAGGAGGCCGATCCATGGGTTGCGCCTCAGCCACTTGCGGAGAAGGAGGCGCGAGCTGCGTTTCCCTGTCGGCGGGCCCGCGGAGGGCCCAAGATCTGCTGGAGTAAGGTTTACATTGGTGAACGGTGGCTCCTCTGGTGGACCGAGGGCCGAAGCGGGTGGAGGGAAGGTCCAGCCTTGGATCGGATGACATCGGATTGGCTGTACAGGTGGGGTGTCTTCCGCTTCTGGATTCGTAGGTGTTGCTTCTTTCGCATGAAGACGATGAACAAGGACTCAGCTCGGATCCGGGAAGGATTTGGACAGGTGGAGGCCGTCCCGGTGACGGGTTCGAATTCTAGTCCAGGTGCGACGTTGCCACCGTCAGCCGATTTTCACTGGAGTGCAGAATGGCGGCGGCTCGGGATTCTCTCGCTGATGGGCGTTGTGGTGGTCTGGGGCGTTCTGATGTTTTTTCCGGGCCGACTGGCGACTTCCGCAGCGGTGCTGCTCAGCGCCTCCTTTGCCGCCTACGCGGCGCATGCGGTCACTAGGCCCCTGAGACGGCAGGCTGCCGAGCTGCGTGCCAGCGAGGAGCGAAATCGGGTAATCGTCGAGTCGGCTCAGGACGCCTTTGTGCTCATGGATTCGCAGGGCAGAATTGTGCAGTGGAACCGCCAAGCTGAGGTCATCTTTGGCTGGCCGCGTGCCGAGGTGATTGGTGCCATCCTGGCTGACACCATCGTTCCCGTGCGTTACCGCGAGGCGCATCAGAAAGGGTTGGACAGATTTCTTCAGTCGGGAGTGGGGCCGGTCCTCAGCCGGACGAT includes the following:
- a CDS encoding TCR/Tet family MFS transporter, with protein sequence MRARQPALRFIFLTLFLDILGIGLIIPILPKLVESFFSNNVPAAASLFGLLAAIYSLMQFICAPILGSLSDQVGRRPVILISLLGSGLDYLLLALAPSLAWFFVGRVIAGITSANISAATAYIADISPPEKRAANFGIVGAAFGLGFIAGPALGGMLGDHDLRLPFFVASALSLANWLYGFFVLPESLAPENRRRFTWGRSNPIGSLRALGRFPIVQGMSMCAFLLNLSQYSLHATWVLYTSHRYHWTTAQVGASLAVVGLMAAIVQGGLARRLIPLLGEVRSLTIGLMLGALSMFGYCFATQGWMIYVILVIGSLGGIAGPASQGIISRNVPSNEQGAVQGALAALGSVAGFIAPIMATSLFGFFIGDRAPVYLPGASFCVGGMLILVALATALRTLAKHPQRASSAV
- the gatB gene encoding Asp-tRNA(Asn)/Glu-tRNA(Gln) amidotransferase subunit GatB, translated to MEYEAVIGLETHVQLRTRSKMWCGCANAYGADPNTQVCPVCLGLPGVLPVANEEALELTVLTGFLLNCEIPRFAKFDRKNYFYPDSAKNYQVTQYDKPSTQNGHVDFEFQGKVARVRITRAHLEEDVGKSTHFDRHSGVDFNRGGVPLLEIVSEPDITSADMAYEYLNALKDILTYGQISDCDMEKGMVRCDVNISVRPKGETKLGAKIEIKNMNSFSGVRRALEYEIPRQIEVVSQGGRLRQETRRWDDVAGITEPMRSKEDAHDYRYFPEPDLMPFTPDEAWIQKVKARAVELPLSRKLRFISQFQLPPSDAEVFKNDVPLGDYFARAATGAKNPKGVANWVINNLRAKLAEHQQTLGDLRFKPEHLVELVELVDSGKISSKIAQDVFADMHATGTAPAAIVDQKGLAQVSDSGAIEKICDEVIGANPKSVEDFKAGKGAALNFLKGQVMKISKGKANPALAGEILEKKLKAAS